A genomic stretch from Dyella sp. M7H15-1 includes:
- the tgt gene encoding tRNA guanosine(34) transglycosylase Tgt — MHFDLLTTDGAARRGRLTFDRGTVETPAFMPVGTYGSVKAMTPRDLLDVGAEIILGNTFHLFLRPGLDIVGEFGGLHRFIGWNKPILTDSGGFQVFSLAHKRKITEQGVTFASPVDGSKVFLSPEESMRIQTALDSDIAMIFDECTPYPATEKVASESMELSLCWAERSRRAFDDLKNPNALFGIVQGSVYENLRRRSAECLVRIGFDGYAVGGLAVGEPEAERNHTLDFTLPLLPRDRPRYLMGVGRPEDIVEAVRRGIDMFDCVMPTRNARNGFLFTAQGTLRIRNAKFADDTRVIEEGCECYTCSHGFSRAYLRHLDRCNEILGSQLATIHNLHHYQRLMTGLRQAIAAGVLEDFAAEFYARRQHHVS, encoded by the coding sequence GGCTTTCATGCCTGTGGGCACCTACGGCTCGGTCAAGGCCATGACCCCGCGCGACCTGCTCGACGTGGGCGCCGAGATCATCCTCGGCAATACCTTCCATCTGTTTCTGCGGCCGGGTCTAGACATCGTCGGCGAGTTCGGCGGGTTGCATCGCTTTATCGGCTGGAACAAACCCATCCTGACCGACTCCGGCGGTTTTCAGGTTTTTTCGCTGGCGCACAAGCGCAAGATCACCGAGCAGGGCGTCACCTTTGCCTCGCCAGTGGACGGTTCCAAGGTGTTTTTATCGCCGGAAGAATCGATGCGGATCCAGACGGCACTGGATTCGGATATCGCTATGATTTTCGACGAGTGCACGCCGTATCCGGCTACCGAAAAAGTGGCATCCGAATCGATGGAGCTGAGCCTGTGCTGGGCCGAGCGCTCGCGCCGTGCGTTTGACGATTTGAAAAATCCCAATGCTTTGTTCGGCATCGTGCAGGGCAGCGTCTATGAAAACCTGCGTCGTCGTTCGGCCGAGTGCCTGGTGCGGATCGGGTTCGATGGCTATGCGGTAGGTGGCCTGGCCGTGGGTGAGCCGGAAGCCGAGCGTAATCACACGCTGGATTTTACCCTGCCGCTACTGCCGCGGGATCGTCCGCGTTACTTGATGGGGGTGGGGCGCCCGGAAGATATCGTCGAGGCCGTGCGACGCGGCATCGACATGTTCGATTGTGTGATGCCGACCCGCAATGCGCGCAATGGGTTCCTGTTTACCGCCCAAGGCACGCTGCGCATCCGCAATGCCAAGTTCGCCGACGATACGCGGGTGATCGAAGAAGGCTGCGAATGCTATACCTGCAGCCATGGCTTCAGTCGCGCCTACCTACGCCATTTGGATCGCTGCAACGAAATCCTCGGCAGCCAACTCGCCACCATCCACAATCTGCATCACTACCAGCGACTGATGACGGGCTTACGCCAGGCGATCGCAGCAGGGGTATTGGAGGATTTCGCTGCCGAGTTTTATGCCCGGCGGCAACATCACGTGTCGTAG
- the yajC gene encoding preprotein translocase subunit YajC codes for MSLSTNFVLAQAAPGAAGGSLSMLIMMIVLFGLMYFMMIRPQMKRQKEHRQLVSSLAKGDEVVTNGGIAGRVDDVGETFITVEIAPNVKIKLQKSAVQQVLPKGTLKSS; via the coding sequence ATGAGCCTTTCGACGAATTTCGTGCTGGCGCAGGCAGCGCCGGGTGCCGCTGGCGGTAGCCTCTCCATGCTGATCATGATGATCGTGCTGTTCGGCCTGATGTATTTCATGATGATCCGCCCGCAGATGAAGCGGCAGAAGGAACATCGCCAGTTGGTGTCCAGTCTGGCCAAGGGGGACGAAGTGGTCACCAACGGAGGCATCGCTGGCCGGGTCGACGATGTGGGCGAGACCTTCATCACCGTGGAGATCGCGCCGAACGTGAAGATCAAGCTGCAGAAGAGTGCGGTGCAGCAGGTGTTGCCCAAGGGCACGCTGAAGTCGTCCTGA